A genome region from Rhinopithecus roxellana isolate Shanxi Qingling chromosome 10, ASM756505v1, whole genome shotgun sequence includes the following:
- the RHOF gene encoding rho-related GTP-binding protein RhoF, whose amino-acid sequence MDAPGALASTAAPRPGRKELKIVIVGDGGCGKTSLLMVYSQGSFPEHYAPSVFEKYTASVTVGSKEVTLNLYDTAGQEDYDRLRPLSYQNTHLVLICYDVMNPTSYDNVLIKWFPEVTHFCRGIPMVLIGCKTDLRKDKEQLRKLRAAQLEPITYMQGLSACEQIRAALYLECSAKFRENVEDVFREAAKVALSALKKAQRHKKHRLCLLL is encoded by the exons ATGGATGCCCCCGGGGCCCTAGCCTCGACCGCTGCCCCCCGTCCGGGCAGGAAGGAGCTGAAGATCGTGATCGTGGGTGACGGTGGCTGCGGCAAGACCTCGCTGCTCATGGTGTACAGCCAGGGCTCCTTCCCCGAG CACTACGCCCCGTCGGTGTTCGAGAAGTACACGGCCAGCGTGACCGTTGGCAGCAAGGAGGTGACCCTGAATCTCTACGACACGGCCG GGCAGGAAGACTATGACCGGCTGCGGCCTCTGTCCTACCAGAACACCCACCTCGTGCTCATCTGCTATGACGTCATGAACCCCACCAGCTACGACAACGTCCTCATCAAG TGGTTCCCTGAGGTCACGCACTTCTGCCGCGGGATCCCTATGGTGCTCATTGGCTGCAAGACAGACCTGAGGAAGGACAAGGAGCAGCTGCGGAAGCTCCGGGCCGCCCAGCTGGAGCCCATCACCTACATGCAG gGCCTGAGCGCCTGCGAACAGATCCGAGCTGCTCTCTACCTGGAATGTTCCGCCAAGTTTCGTGAGAATGTGGAGGACGTCTTCCGGGAGGCCGCCAAGGTGGCTCTCAGCGCTCTGAAGAAGGCGCAGCGGCACAAGAAGCACCGGCTCTGCCTGCTGCTCTGA